Proteins from a single region of Sneathiella aquimaris:
- a CDS encoding ABC transporter ATP-binding protein has translation MLECNKVFYHFDNQHILRDVNVTLESGAHLLVHGPSGSGKTTLLSLLAGLIPVTEGTIHFNGVPFHHLSATEVDRFRGTNMGFVFQSHHMVPFLTVEKNLMLPGLMSGREPEEGAIISLLERLEIGHLLQKKASILSGGESQRVAIARAVIGRPKWILCDEPTSALDDNSANLSVNLLKAEAEKVGASLIIVTHDSRLKAMFPNDQRLDLKIWEKA, from the coding sequence ATGCTGGAATGTAACAAAGTATTCTATCATTTTGATAATCAACATATATTAAGGGATGTGAATGTCACCTTGGAGTCGGGAGCTCATCTGCTTGTTCATGGGCCGTCCGGTTCTGGAAAAACTACGCTTTTGTCACTTTTGGCGGGGCTGATCCCGGTCACTGAAGGCACTATTCATTTTAATGGTGTTCCTTTTCATCACCTGTCTGCCACTGAGGTGGACAGGTTTCGCGGAACCAATATGGGGTTTGTGTTCCAATCCCATCACATGGTTCCGTTTCTGACTGTGGAAAAGAATTTGATGCTGCCTGGCTTGATGAGCGGCAGAGAGCCCGAAGAAGGAGCGATCATTTCGTTGCTTGAACGGTTGGAAATAGGCCATCTCTTGCAAAAGAAAGCCAGTATATTGAGCGGCGGTGAAAGTCAGAGGGTTGCCATTGCCAGAGCCGTTATCGGGCGTCCTAAATGGATCTTGTGTGATGAGCCAACTTCTGCGCTGGACGATAATTCAGCAAATCTTTCTGTCAATCTACTGAAGGCAGAGGCGGAGAAAGTTGGGGCGTCCCTTATCATCGTCACCCATGACAGTCGCTTGAAAGCGATGTTTCCAAATGATCAGCGACTGGATCTAAAAATTTGGGAAAAAGCATGA